A region from the Variovorax sp. V93 genome encodes:
- a CDS encoding FAD-dependent oxidoreductase yields MTASSAAVQPVIVGAGPAGVRAAQALVAHGLRPVVIDEASRAGGQIYRRPPASLAQRSAQALYGFEAGRADAVHAAFDALRERIDYRPDSLVWNAQGGRLDVLHGPTRSTSSLPYGQLIVATGATDRVLPVPGWTLPGVYTLGGAQVALKFQGCAIGERVAFMGTGPLLYLVAYQYAKAGAKVAAVLDTARLADQLAAAPAMLRQPAVFAKGVYYVAWLRAHGVALHGGVRPLRVLGDAQESRVAGVAWHDGREERTLACDAVGFGHALRSETQLADLLGCRFEFAPLHRAHLPVRDAAGRSSVRGVYLAGDGAGIMGADAAEWAGERAALALLADNGVAVDAARAAELERKLQKLGGFREGLERAFPVPQDWAAHANDELVVCRCENITAGTLRQAVAENGADEMNRLKALSRVGMGRCQGRMCGAAAAEILAHATGLPLQQVGRLRGQAPIKPIPIHLAAAPSAEGAGE; encoded by the coding sequence ATGACGGCTTCTTCTGCCGCAGTGCAGCCGGTGATCGTCGGCGCCGGGCCGGCCGGCGTGCGCGCCGCGCAGGCGCTGGTGGCGCACGGCCTGCGGCCGGTGGTGATCGACGAGGCTTCGCGCGCCGGCGGACAGATCTACCGGCGGCCGCCCGCGAGCCTGGCCCAGCGCAGCGCGCAGGCGCTCTATGGCTTCGAGGCCGGCCGCGCCGATGCGGTGCATGCCGCTTTCGACGCGCTGCGCGAACGCATCGACTACCGTCCCGACAGCCTGGTGTGGAATGCGCAAGGCGGCCGGCTGGACGTGCTGCACGGCCCGACGCGCAGCACGTCCAGCCTTCCGTACGGCCAGCTGATCGTCGCCACCGGCGCCACCGACCGCGTGCTGCCGGTGCCGGGCTGGACACTGCCCGGCGTCTACACGCTGGGCGGCGCGCAGGTGGCACTCAAGTTCCAGGGCTGCGCCATCGGCGAGCGCGTGGCGTTCATGGGCACCGGCCCGCTGCTCTATCTGGTGGCGTATCAGTACGCCAAGGCCGGCGCGAAGGTGGCCGCGGTGCTCGACACGGCGCGGCTCGCCGACCAGTTGGCCGCCGCGCCCGCGATGCTGCGGCAGCCCGCCGTCTTCGCGAAGGGCGTGTACTACGTGGCCTGGCTGCGCGCGCACGGCGTGGCGCTGCACGGCGGCGTGCGGCCCTTGCGCGTGCTCGGCGATGCGCAGGAGAGCCGCGTGGCCGGCGTGGCGTGGCACGACGGCCGCGAAGAACGCACGCTGGCCTGCGATGCCGTCGGCTTCGGCCATGCGCTGCGCTCCGAAACGCAGCTGGCCGACCTGCTGGGCTGCCGCTTCGAATTCGCACCGCTGCACCGCGCCCATCTGCCGGTGCGCGATGCGGCCGGCCGCTCCAGCGTGCGCGGCGTGTACCTTGCGGGCGACGGCGCCGGCATCATGGGCGCCGATGCGGCCGAGTGGGCGGGCGAACGCGCAGCGCTCGCGCTGCTGGCCGACAACGGCGTGGCGGTCGACGCAGCGCGCGCCGCCGAACTCGAACGCAAGCTCCAAAAGCTCGGCGGATTCCGGGAAGGGCTGGAGCGTGCCTTCCCCGTGCCGCAGGACTGGGCCGCCCATGCCAACGACGAACTCGTGGTCTGCCGCTGCGAGAACATCACGGCCGGCACCTTGCGCCAGGCCGTTGCCGAGAACGGCGCCGACGAGATGAACCGCCTGAAGGCGCTGTCGCGCGTGGGCATGGGCCGCTGCCAGGGCCGCATGTGCGGCGCGGCGGCGGCCGAGATCCTCGCGCATGCCACGGGACTGCCGCTGCAGCAGGTGGGCCGGCTGCGCGGCCAGGCACCGATCAAGCCGATTCCGATCCACCTGGCCGCCGCGCCATCCGCCGAAGGAGCCGGCGAATGA
- a CDS encoding (2Fe-2S)-binding protein: MTSLPPLQPLLHRVAETGRAAVPFTLDGQPASALVGDTVLTAVLTQAAQLRRNEFSGAPRAGFCMMGACQDCWIATEQGERLRACSTFIAPGMALVTGRSGA, translated from the coding sequence ATGACGAGCCTGCCGCCCCTCCAACCGCTGCTGCATCGCGTGGCCGAGACCGGCCGCGCCGCGGTGCCCTTCACGCTCGACGGCCAGCCCGCCTCGGCCCTCGTCGGCGACACGGTGCTGACGGCCGTGCTCACGCAGGCCGCGCAGTTGCGGCGCAATGAATTCAGCGGCGCCCCGCGCGCGGGCTTCTGCATGATGGGCGCCTGCCAGGATTGCTGGATCGCCACCGAGCAGGGCGAGCGCCTGCGCGCCTGCTCCACCTTCATCGCGCCGGGCATGGCGCTGGTCACGGGAAGGAGCGGCGCATGA
- a CDS encoding ABC transporter permease, with protein MTKNGPLALAFNALVIAFMLAPLVVVCIVAFTPENTLTIPTTHFSLRWFQAVFAHPDFMQSFWNSLWLALSSATIATLLAVPAGMAITRYEFPGRDFLNGLFLSPLIIPHLVLGVALLRLFALVGGTGSFGWLVMAHALIVTPYTLRLVVAALVGFDRSAEQAALSLGASQATVFRRITLPMILPGVTGGWLLSFINSFDEVTMSIFVTSPSTVTLPVRMYMYATESIDPLMAAVSALMVAVTAVAMVVLDRVYGLDRVLVGRR; from the coding sequence ATGACCAAGAACGGCCCTCTCGCCCTCGCGTTCAACGCGCTCGTCATCGCCTTCATGCTGGCGCCGCTGGTGGTGGTGTGCATCGTCGCGTTCACGCCCGAGAACACGCTGACGATCCCGACCACGCACTTCTCGCTGCGCTGGTTCCAGGCGGTGTTCGCGCATCCTGACTTCATGCAGTCGTTCTGGAACAGCCTGTGGCTCGCGCTGAGCTCGGCCACCATCGCCACGCTGCTCGCGGTGCCGGCGGGCATGGCGATCACGCGCTACGAATTTCCGGGGCGCGACTTCCTCAACGGCCTGTTCCTCTCGCCGCTGATCATTCCGCACCTGGTGCTGGGCGTGGCCCTGCTGCGCCTGTTCGCGCTGGTGGGCGGCACGGGCAGCTTCGGCTGGCTGGTGATGGCGCATGCGCTGATCGTCACGCCCTACACGCTGCGGCTCGTGGTGGCCGCGCTGGTGGGCTTCGACCGCAGCGCCGAGCAGGCCGCGCTCTCGCTGGGCGCGAGCCAGGCCACGGTGTTCCGGCGCATCACGCTGCCGATGATCCTGCCGGGCGTCACGGGCGGCTGGCTGCTGTCCTTCATCAACAGCTTCGATGAAGTGACGATGTCGATCTTCGTCACCTCGCCCAGCACCGTGACGCTGCCGGTGCGCATGTACATGTACGCCACCGAGTCGATCGATCCGCTGATGGCGGCGGTGTCGGCGCTGATGGTGGCGGTGACGGCCGTCGCGATGGTGGTGCTCGACCGCGTCTACGGGCTGGACCGCGTGCTGGTGGGGCGCCGATAG
- a CDS encoding ABC transporter permease, with the protein MKNKATPWWLSGPALALFAALLVVPLALTAVLSFNVYDPATGPKAGEFTLAHYAQVFTDSYYHGIFWRTFWISGLVTLICVLVGAPEAYVLSRMRNPWRSVLLLVVLAPLLVSVVVRAFGWSMLLGPEGAVNGLLRLVGIGPVKMLYTETAVIVALVHVMLPFMVIPVWTSLQKLDAGVENAALSLKASPFTTLRRIVLPQVMPGILSGSLIVFGLAASSFAIPGLLGGRRLKMVATIVYDEYLSELNWPLGAAVALTLLAANLVVMLSYNRLVEGRYKKALG; encoded by the coding sequence ATGAAGAACAAGGCCACGCCCTGGTGGCTGTCGGGGCCCGCGCTGGCGCTGTTCGCGGCCCTGCTGGTGGTGCCGCTCGCGCTCACCGCGGTGCTGTCGTTCAACGTCTACGACCCGGCCACCGGCCCGAAGGCCGGCGAGTTCACGCTCGCGCACTACGCGCAGGTGTTCACCGACTCGTACTACCACGGCATCTTCTGGCGCACCTTCTGGATCTCGGGCCTCGTCACCTTGATCTGCGTGCTGGTCGGCGCGCCCGAGGCCTACGTGCTGAGCCGCATGCGCAACCCGTGGCGCTCGGTGCTGCTGCTGGTGGTGCTGGCGCCGCTCCTGGTGTCGGTGGTGGTGCGCGCCTTCGGCTGGAGCATGCTGCTCGGACCCGAGGGCGCGGTGAACGGGCTGCTGCGGCTGGTGGGCATCGGGCCGGTGAAGATGCTCTACACCGAGACCGCAGTGATCGTCGCGCTGGTGCACGTGATGCTGCCCTTCATGGTGATTCCGGTCTGGACCTCGCTGCAGAAGCTCGATGCGGGCGTGGAGAACGCCGCGCTCTCGCTCAAGGCCTCGCCGTTCACCACGCTGCGCCGCATCGTGCTGCCGCAGGTGATGCCGGGCATTCTCTCGGGCAGCCTGATCGTGTTCGGCCTGGCTGCGAGTTCGTTCGCGATTCCGGGGCTCTTGGGCGGACGACGCCTGAAGATGGTCGCGACCATCGTCTACGACGAATACCTGAGCGAGCTCAACTGGCCGCTCGGCGCCGCCGTCGCGCTCACCCTGCTCGCTGCGAACCTGGTCGTGATGCTGAGCTACAACCGCCTCGTCGAAGGCCGCTACAAGAAGGCGCTCGGGTGA
- a CDS encoding ABC transporter ATP-binding protein, whose protein sequence is MSFLRLTDVTKFYGATRAVSAMNLAVEKGEFVSLLGPSGCGKTTTLQMIAGFEAVSSGHIELAGKDITRAKANTRGLGIVFQTYALFPHMTVADNVSFGLEMRKMPKSERAERVKQALALVHLEAHATRYPRELSGGQRQRVALARALVIEPPVLLLDEPLSNLDAKLREEMQFELRQIQRKVGTTTVMVTHDQSEAMSISDRVVVMEGGCATQIDHPHRVYEHPSTRFISTFVGKANLLDGRVTASGARSCHVAVGALAVEVDDTAYKPGDAVLMSVRPEKLQLVEAGRGRLDGQVLERFFLGSQWLYRLGTPAGDLMVLSPNDGRDALDEGHAAGIDWPAHCTRLLPAGEAVAA, encoded by the coding sequence ATGTCATTCCTAAGGCTCACCGACGTGACCAAGTTCTACGGCGCCACGCGCGCCGTGTCGGCCATGAACCTCGCGGTGGAGAAGGGCGAGTTCGTCTCGCTGCTCGGCCCCTCGGGCTGCGGCAAGACCACGACGCTGCAGATGATTGCGGGCTTCGAGGCGGTGTCGAGCGGGCACATCGAGCTCGCGGGCAAGGACATCACGCGCGCCAAGGCCAACACGCGCGGCCTGGGCATCGTGTTCCAGACCTACGCGCTGTTCCCGCACATGACGGTGGCCGACAACGTGAGCTTCGGCCTCGAGATGCGCAAGATGCCGAAGTCCGAACGCGCCGAGCGCGTCAAGCAGGCGCTGGCGCTGGTGCACCTGGAAGCGCACGCCACGCGCTACCCGCGCGAACTCTCGGGCGGGCAGCGCCAGCGCGTGGCGCTGGCCCGCGCACTCGTGATCGAGCCGCCGGTGCTGCTGCTGGACGAACCGCTCTCCAACCTCGACGCCAAGCTGCGCGAGGAGATGCAGTTCGAGCTGCGCCAGATCCAGCGCAAGGTCGGCACCACCACGGTGATGGTCACGCACGACCAGAGCGAGGCCATGTCGATCAGCGACCGCGTGGTGGTGATGGAAGGCGGCTGCGCCACGCAGATCGACCACCCGCACCGCGTCTACGAGCACCCGAGCACGCGCTTCATCTCCACCTTCGTGGGCAAGGCCAACCTGCTGGACGGGCGCGTCACGGCCAGCGGCGCGCGCAGCTGCCATGTGGCGGTGGGCGCGCTCGCGGTCGAGGTCGACGACACCGCCTACAAGCCGGGCGATGCGGTGTTGATGAGCGTGCGCCCCGAAAAGCTGCAGCTGGTGGAGGCCGGCCGCGGCCGCCTCGACGGCCAGGTGCTGGAGCGCTTCTTCCTCGGCAGCCAGTGGCTCTACCGCCTGGGCACGCCCGCCGGCGACCTGATGGTGCTGAGCCCCAACGACGGCCGCGACGCGCTCGACGAGGGCCATGCCGCCGGCATCGACTGGCCCGCGCACTGCACGCGCCTGCTGCCGGCCGGCGAGGCGGTGGCGGCATGA
- a CDS encoding IclR family transcriptional regulator yields METPSAASGGVPRVFSVIRALGAVQAEGGRVTQIARSVGLTQATTHRLLQSLMAEGMVEQDERSKLYRLSIDFFALAASAGNPGDLRSICRPVLLRLCASLGDSIFLLARSGFDAICLDRSEGPFPIRSFTGDIGGRIALGVGQGALAILAFLPEAEREEVIRFNLSRVREYGVYDEVYLRTEIERVRQAGYAGRNTGLLEGMAGVAVPILDREGRAVAALSVGTIADRLNADRMPTVVELLKREAAAIGPKINPFDATLRRPAQSLAGSPAGQKIPLPEAPGPA; encoded by the coding sequence ATGGAAACCCCCTCGGCGGCCAGCGGCGGCGTGCCGCGTGTCTTTTCGGTAATCCGCGCACTCGGTGCGGTGCAGGCCGAGGGCGGCCGCGTGACCCAGATCGCACGGTCCGTGGGCCTCACGCAGGCCACCACGCACCGCCTGCTGCAATCGCTCATGGCCGAGGGCATGGTCGAGCAGGACGAGCGCAGCAAGCTCTACCGGCTGAGCATCGATTTCTTCGCGCTCGCCGCCAGCGCCGGCAACCCCGGCGACCTGCGCTCCATCTGCCGCCCGGTGCTGCTGCGCCTGTGCGCGAGCCTGGGCGACAGCATCTTTCTGCTGGCGCGCAGCGGCTTCGACGCGATCTGCCTCGACCGCAGCGAAGGGCCGTTCCCGATCCGCTCGTTCACGGGCGACATCGGCGGGCGCATCGCGCTGGGCGTGGGGCAGGGCGCGCTCGCGATCCTGGCCTTCCTGCCCGAGGCGGAACGCGAGGAAGTGATCCGCTTCAATCTTTCGCGCGTGCGCGAGTACGGCGTGTACGACGAGGTCTACCTGCGCACCGAGATCGAGCGCGTGCGCCAGGCCGGCTATGCGGGGCGCAACACCGGCCTGCTCGAAGGCATGGCCGGCGTGGCGGTGCCCATCCTCGACCGCGAGGGCCGCGCGGTGGCCGCGCTCAGCGTGGGCACCATCGCCGACCGGCTCAATGCCGACCGCATGCCCACGGTGGTGGAACTGCTCAAGCGCGAGGCGGCGGCCATCGGGCCGAAGATCAATCCCTTCGATGCCACCTTGCGGCGGCCGGCGCAGAGCCTGGCGGGCTCGCCGGCGGGGCAGAAGATCCCGTTGCCCGAAGCGCCCGGTCCCGCATAG
- a CDS encoding aldehyde dehydrogenase family protein — MSEAQAPLSLATEVEQLLQRLGVPRGAHTGGELTVRSPVTGEVVAQVRQTSAAEAAAAIGHAHEAFKAWRGVPAPRRGELVRLLGEELRAAKADLGRLVTLEAGKIPSEGAGEVQEMIDICDFAVGLSRQLYGLTLATERAEHRMMETWHPLGVCGVISAFNFPVAVWSWNAALALVCGDSVVWKPSEKTPLTALAVHAIAQRALARFGDAPEGLLGLLLGQRDIGEVLVDDHRVPILSATGSTAMGRQVGPKLAARFARAILELGGNNAAIVTPSADLDLTLRAIAFSAMGTAGQRCTTLRRLFVHDSVYDALVPKLARVYGNVQVGDPREAGTLVGPLIDRAAFDGMQKALGESREIGATVHGGQRVEGIGTKDAFYVRPALVELKSHDGPVLRETFAPILYVVRYSSLDDAIEWHNAVGAGLSSSIFTLNVREAERFLSSAGSDCGIANVNIGPSGAEIGGAFGGEKETGGGREAGSDSWKAYMRRATNTINYSTALPLAQGVTFEIND; from the coding sequence ATGTCCGAAGCCCAAGCCCCTCTCTCCCTCGCCACCGAAGTCGAACAGCTGCTGCAGCGCCTGGGCGTGCCCCGCGGCGCCCATACCGGCGGCGAGCTGACGGTGCGCTCGCCGGTCACGGGCGAGGTGGTCGCGCAGGTGCGGCAGACCAGTGCCGCCGAAGCGGCCGCGGCCATCGGCCATGCGCACGAAGCCTTCAAGGCGTGGCGCGGCGTGCCCGCGCCGCGCCGCGGCGAACTGGTGCGCCTGCTCGGCGAGGAACTGCGCGCCGCCAAGGCCGACCTCGGCCGCCTCGTCACGCTCGAGGCCGGCAAGATCCCGTCCGAAGGCGCGGGCGAGGTGCAGGAGATGATCGACATCTGCGACTTCGCGGTCGGCCTCTCGCGCCAGCTCTACGGCCTCACGCTGGCCACCGAGCGCGCCGAGCACCGCATGATGGAAACCTGGCATCCGCTGGGTGTGTGCGGCGTGATCTCGGCCTTCAACTTCCCGGTGGCCGTGTGGTCGTGGAATGCGGCGCTGGCGCTGGTGTGCGGCGACTCGGTGGTGTGGAAGCCGTCGGAAAAAACACCGCTCACGGCGCTGGCCGTGCATGCCATCGCGCAGCGCGCCCTCGCGCGTTTCGGCGATGCGCCCGAAGGCCTGCTCGGCCTGCTGCTGGGTCAGCGCGACATCGGCGAGGTGCTGGTCGACGACCACCGCGTGCCCATACTTTCCGCTACCGGCTCGACCGCGATGGGCCGGCAGGTGGGGCCCAAGCTGGCCGCACGCTTTGCGCGCGCGATCCTCGAACTCGGCGGCAACAACGCGGCCATCGTCACGCCCTCGGCCGACCTCGACCTCACGCTGCGTGCCATCGCGTTCTCGGCCATGGGCACGGCCGGCCAGCGCTGCACCACGCTGCGCCGCCTGTTCGTGCACGACAGCGTGTACGACGCGCTGGTGCCCAAGCTCGCCAGGGTTTACGGCAACGTGCAGGTGGGCGATCCGCGCGAGGCCGGCACGCTGGTTGGGCCGCTGATCGACCGCGCCGCCTTCGACGGCATGCAGAAGGCCTTGGGCGAAAGCCGCGAGATCGGCGCCACGGTGCATGGCGGCCAGCGCGTGGAGGGCATCGGCACGAAGGACGCCTTCTATGTGCGCCCGGCGCTGGTCGAGCTCAAGTCGCACGACGGCCCGGTGCTGCGCGAAACCTTCGCGCCCATTCTCTATGTCGTGCGCTACAGCTCGCTGGACGACGCCATCGAATGGCACAACGCGGTGGGCGCGGGCCTGTCGTCGTCGATCTTCACGCTCAACGTGCGCGAGGCCGAGCGCTTCCTGTCGAGCGCGGGCTCGGACTGCGGCATTGCCAACGTCAACATCGGCCCGAGCGGCGCCGAGATCGGTGGCGCCTTCGGCGGCGAGAAGGAAACCGGCGGCGGCCGCGAAGCCGGCTCCGACAGCTGGAAGGCGTACATGCGCCGCGCGACCAACACCATCAACTACTCGACCGCATTGCCGCTTGCCCAGGGCGTGACCTTCGAGATCAACGACTGA